In a single window of the Candidatus Stygibacter australis genome:
- the ugpC gene encoding sn-glycerol-3-phosphate ABC transporter ATP-binding protein UgpC → MAQVILDKINKVYDQKVHVVKDISLKIKDKEFMVLVGPSGCGKSTILRMIAGLEEITEGEISIGDRVVNELQPKDRDIAMVFQNYALYPHMTVYQNMAYGLKLRKIPKEQIDAQVHQTASILGLEEYLDRKPKQLSGGQRQRVALGRAIVRKPQVFLFDEPLSNLDAKLRILMRAEISRLHKKLDTTIIYVTHDQVEAMTMGDRITVLNDGIIQQCDTPLNLYDHPKNLFVAGFIGSPGMNMISGNITSDDTISFAAKGINIPIPAEYQQELQPYIQKPVILGVRPENLYIDPQAATEAIVEVVEPMGNEIIIYLAVGDSHILMRLEERLPLKPDDVVNIAFKDLHLHFFDKATEECINYSDDLIRTEL, encoded by the coding sequence ATGGCGCAGGTCATTTTAGATAAAATAAACAAAGTTTATGATCAAAAAGTTCACGTAGTTAAAGATATCAGTCTAAAGATCAAGGATAAGGAATTCATGGTGCTGGTTGGTCCCTCAGGTTGTGGAAAATCTACTATCCTCAGAATGATCGCTGGTCTGGAAGAGATCACTGAGGGAGAGATCAGCATTGGTGATAGAGTTGTGAATGAATTGCAGCCCAAAGACCGCGATATTGCCATGGTTTTCCAGAATTATGCCCTATATCCTCACATGACGGTATATCAGAATATGGCTTACGGGCTTAAACTGCGGAAAATACCCAAAGAACAGATTGATGCCCAGGTGCACCAAACTGCCTCTATTCTTGGTTTGGAAGAATATCTGGATCGCAAACCCAAGCAGCTTTCCGGTGGTCAGAGACAAAGAGTTGCCTTAGGCAGAGCAATTGTCCGTAAACCCCAGGTGTTTCTCTTTGATGAACCGCTTTCTAATCTGGATGCAAAACTCAGGATTCTGATGCGCGCTGAGATCAGTAGATTGCACAAAAAGCTTGATACCACCATCATCTATGTAACTCATGACCAGGTGGAAGCCATGACCATGGGAGATCGGATCACAGTCCTTAATGACGGCATTATCCAGCAGTGTGATACTCCTCTCAATCTTTATGATCATCCCAAAAATTTATTCGTTGCCGGATTTATCGGCAGCCCTGGCATGAACATGATTTCCGGGAATATCACCTCAGATGATACCATCAGTTTCGCAGCAAAGGGCATCAATATCCCGATCCCAGCAGAATATCAGCAGGAATTACAGCCTTATATTCAAAAACCTGTGATCCTGGGAGTACGCCCGGAAAATCTCTACATTGATCCGCAAGCAGCCACAGAGGCAATTGTTGAAGTCGTGGAGCCCATGGGTAATGAGATAATTATCTATCTGGCAGTAGGGGATAGTCACATCCTGATGCGTCTGGAAGAAAGACTTCCCTTAAAACCGGATGATGTAGTTAATATTGCTTTCAAAGATCTGCATCTCCATTTCTTTGATAAAGCAACCGAAGAGTGCATTAATTATAGTGATGATCTAATTCGCACCGAATTATAG
- a CDS encoding T9SS type A sorting domain-containing protein, whose amino-acid sequence MKRILTLLIIMGAALFLWAEDVTFNVNMNYQISLGNFDVEVDSVDVAGNFNGWGDIPMIGEDLDADGIYSMTVIDLEVGFVCAYKFRINSNWGTSEFPGGGADRSYTVVAGENIVDHWYNDEEMPSVFADVVFTIADGTENYLDINFKSSFNEWVLYQMTDDGVAPDEVAGDHVWTVLVEDIPNGTHTWGAIEDDGSQWGIWLIEGDDLEYTIDDEGNVSGQTDYVIDPGSGQDVTVTFQVDMNLVTTVGEVSIAGSFNSWTVPGETMSDDDMDGIYTIDILLPSGSPINEQYKYLNDAVYEDIENRSFVLDDSVTEQILPVDYFNNMNPDDYLEQTMMLTIYVDMEDTVFDTLSVCGNVAPLDWDFAANNYMLTLHEGTTWTIDITFNEGAYRYLGFKFAIDLQDLEAGFDENHSVTLDESEMFQTAWCVYGVMGPTTGEDNDVITPDQSGLVNYPNPFNPETKIAYQIPVQDEGVLSIYNFKGQLVKTYSGITGTGSIVWDGKNESGEKVASGLYFAKVKAGEWQQTHKMLLLK is encoded by the coding sequence ATGAAGAGAATATTGACCTTATTGATAATTATGGGAGCAGCACTTTTTTTATGGGCAGAAGATGTGACATTTAATGTAAATATGAACTATCAGATATCATTAGGTAATTTTGATGTTGAAGTAGATTCTGTTGATGTGGCAGGAAATTTTAATGGCTGGGGTGATATTCCTATGATAGGAGAAGACCTCGATGCAGACGGGATTTACTCAATGACGGTTATTGATCTTGAAGTGGGATTTGTTTGCGCATACAAATTCAGGATCAATAGTAACTGGGGTACTTCCGAATTTCCAGGTGGTGGAGCTGATCGTTCCTACACGGTGGTTGCCGGAGAGAATATTGTGGATCACTGGTATAATGATGAAGAGATGCCCAGTGTCTTTGCTGATGTCGTCTTTACGATAGCTGATGGTACAGAGAACTATCTGGACATTAACTTCAAGAGTTCCTTTAATGAATGGGTATTGTACCAGATGACAGATGATGGCGTGGCACCTGATGAAGTTGCCGGAGATCATGTCTGGACTGTGCTGGTGGAAGATATTCCTAATGGCACCCATACCTGGGGTGCGATAGAAGATGACGGCTCACAGTGGGGAATCTGGCTGATCGAGGGAGATGACCTGGAATATACTATTGATGATGAAGGAAACGTGAGCGGTCAGACAGACTATGTAATTGATCCTGGCAGTGGGCAGGATGTTACTGTTACTTTTCAGGTTGATATGAACCTGGTGACAACTGTGGGAGAAGTATCAATCGCTGGTTCATTCAATAGCTGGACTGTTCCAGGGGAGACAATGTCTGATGATGATATGGATGGTATTTATACAATAGATATTTTACTACCCTCTGGCTCACCTATCAATGAACAATATAAGTATTTAAACGATGCAGTATATGAAGATATAGAAAACCGTAGTTTTGTGCTAGATGACAGTGTTACCGAGCAGATATTACCAGTGGATTATTTCAATAATATGAATCCTGATGACTATCTGGAACAAACCATGATGCTCACGATCTATGTAGATATGGAAGATACAGTGTTTGATACTCTTTCGGTGTGCGGAAATGTAGCACCCCTGGACTGGGATTTTGCTGCTAATAACTACATGCTTACTTTGCATGAAGGCACTACCTGGACAATTGACATCACGTTTAATGAAGGGGCTTACCGTTATCTGGGATTTAAATTTGCCATTGACTTACAGGATCTGGAAGCAGGATTTGATGAAAATCACTCAGTAACGCTGGATGAATCTGAAATGTTCCAAACTGCCTGGTGCGTTTATGGAGTGATGGGTCCTACTACAGGGGAAGATAATGATGTGATCACTCCTGATCAAAGTGGACTGGTTAATTATCCCAACCCATTTAATCCAGAGACAAAAATTGCTTATCAAATCCCGGTGCAGGATGAAGGTGTGTTAAGCATTTATAATTTCAAGGGACAGCTCGTGAAAACCTATTCAGGCATCACAGGAACTGGTTCAATTGTCTGGGATGGAAAGAATGAATCAGGTGAAAAAGTAGCTTCAGGTTTATATTTTGCCAAAGTAAAAGCAGGTGAATGGCAGCAGACACATAAGATGCTGCTGCTTAAATAA
- a CDS encoding T9SS type A sorting domain-containing protein, with amino-acid sequence MKKCLVITLILLFVLLAGAEEFKADNHRFTADLTNVNESVNQASTRENPYSEWETVPMELMTNYADYFQCYNQVPIAYQPEELGGGIYIMYRVMDPGGYSEVCFSYIDADGNMQATSGTGNSGAYCDAEVDQQTGDVFSCWHVPVMEDQTIDCMMNYDLYHVLYEPGLWKDPEITVINSDEMDEYDPTENDEFIWPEIKIGTSPIAGKQRVYLIASNHNDSDGENGYPSENVMICYADFSVEDLNLQSDLDWNYTTIPTMDNWNSEQPAWYRSFKAFTVIENKLIFMGYKVPADNSDEPDQMFCFINENYGEGEWEEYYQDWEFEEENPSFYNDATGETCYLYSNLQNSPTVPYPEVKQQIMHSGYFNLVPTHDNTQVMWPGAMGITYNDGTEDTYHARWFQVYPKVFSFDLNTHEFSFTDVYPGGANPRDSVPMKPWDLDEDGEIDSYDTTGFPQWAQDWPLFHWDTESCFYYNEYYLSVNEDTGWMAMVWMDGTKATAAHENWNGYDDYLAKPEIAICVSSDWGETWSEPIFRNACGSDENYDPELDCMIPCFIYPGEQIIDDGNGYGILPLFFLDDNDYGSYHCREQGMNNGSTFMYGSLRIFFGEVITENDAELMETPIYSINYPNPFNPETNIMFQNKFAGEVEIDIYNMKGQKIRNLLSDEYPVGTHSVIWNGENDNGNLVASGMYLYQVKTERYSTTKKMIMMK; translated from the coding sequence ATGAAGAAATGTTTAGTAATTACTTTGATACTTCTATTTGTGCTATTGGCAGGAGCAGAAGAATTTAAAGCAGATAATCACAGGTTCACGGCAGATCTAACTAATGTAAATGAATCAGTAAATCAAGCATCAACAAGGGAAAATCCCTATTCTGAATGGGAAACTGTACCCATGGAATTAATGACCAATTATGCAGATTACTTTCAATGCTATAACCAGGTGCCTATTGCCTATCAGCCTGAGGAATTAGGTGGAGGTATCTATATCATGTACCGGGTGATGGATCCGGGTGGTTATAGTGAAGTGTGTTTTAGTTATATTGATGCAGACGGAAATATGCAGGCAACTTCAGGAACGGGCAATTCAGGAGCATATTGTGATGCAGAGGTAGATCAGCAGACGGGAGATGTATTCAGTTGCTGGCATGTACCTGTTATGGAAGATCAAACCATTGATTGCATGATGAATTATGATCTATATCATGTGCTCTATGAACCCGGTTTGTGGAAAGACCCGGAGATCACGGTGATCAATTCTGATGAAATGGATGAATATGATCCTACTGAGAATGATGAATTCATCTGGCCCGAGATCAAGATCGGTACTTCTCCCATAGCAGGGAAGCAGAGGGTGTATCTGATAGCCAGCAATCATAACGATTCTGACGGTGAGAATGGCTACCCTTCGGAAAACGTGATGATCTGCTATGCAGATTTTTCTGTAGAAGACCTTAATCTGCAAAGTGATCTGGACTGGAATTATACTACAATCCCCACAATGGATAACTGGAATTCTGAGCAGCCAGCCTGGTATCGCTCATTTAAGGCATTCACAGTGATAGAAAATAAGCTTATCTTCATGGGTTATAAGGTCCCCGCAGATAATTCGGACGAACCTGATCAGATGTTCTGTTTTATCAATGAGAATTATGGTGAAGGTGAGTGGGAAGAATATTATCAGGATTGGGAATTTGAAGAGGAAAATCCATCATTCTATAATGATGCTACGGGTGAGACATGCTACCTTTATTCCAATCTGCAAAACAGTCCCACAGTACCATATCCAGAGGTTAAGCAGCAGATCATGCATTCCGGATATTTTAATCTGGTGCCTACACATGACAATACGCAAGTAATGTGGCCCGGAGCAATGGGGATAACTTATAATGACGGCACAGAAGATACTTATCACGCCAGATGGTTCCAGGTATATCCCAAGGTATTTTCTTTTGACCTGAATACTCACGAATTCAGTTTTACTGATGTATATCCCGGTGGGGCAAATCCCCGTGATAGTGTTCCAATGAAGCCCTGGGATCTTGATGAAGATGGTGAAATTGATTCTTATGATACCACCGGATTTCCTCAGTGGGCACAGGACTGGCCACTTTTTCACTGGGATACTGAGTCCTGCTTCTATTACAACGAATATTATCTGAGCGTGAATGAAGATACTGGCTGGATGGCTATGGTCTGGATGGATGGAACAAAGGCAACAGCAGCCCATGAGAACTGGAATGGCTATGATGATTATCTGGCAAAGCCGGAAATTGCTATTTGCGTTTCATCTGACTGGGGTGAAACATGGAGCGAGCCTATTTTCCGTAATGCCTGCGGTTCTGACGAAAACTATGATCCGGAATTGGATTGCATGATCCCCTGTTTTATCTATCCCGGGGAACAGATAATTGATGATGGTAATGGCTATGGCATTCTCCCGTTATTCTTCCTGGATGATAATGATTATGGGTCATATCACTGCCGTGAGCAGGGGATGAATAATGGTTCTACTTTCATGTATGGGTCTTTAAGGATCTTCTTTGGTGAGGTCATCACAGAAAATGATGCTGAACTTATGGAGACGCCTATTTACAGTATAAATTATCCCAATCCCTTTAATCCTGAAACGAATATTATGTTCCAGAACAAGTTTGCCGGAGAAGTGGAGATCGATATATACAATATGAAGGGTCAGAAGATCAGGAATCTGCTCTCAGATGAATATCCTGTGGGTACGCATAGCGTTATCTGGAATGGAGAAAATGATAATGGCAATCTGGTTGCCAGTGGCATGTATCTGTATCAGGTGAAAACAGAAAGATATTCCACAACCAAAAAAATGATCATGATGAAATAA
- a CDS encoding SUMF1/EgtB/PvdO family nonheme iron enzyme, which translates to MKKLWLPLIIFILFMAGCDENTTSADEVSIDRAMILIPSGAFEMGCCEEDSNLNEQPVHLAYVSSFYMSKYEVTQKEFRQVMGYIPDEGYGIGNDYPVFGVSWEEAMQYCNNRSEAESLQPCYDLADSTCNWAANGYRLPTEAEWEYAARGAGCDLSFNYAGADNIGDVGWYRVNSGNQTHKVGQKLPNSLGLYDMSGNVWERCWDWYSDEYYQESPYPDPKGPGTGYFRVVRGGSWYNEMQFCCCTFRAVSEPFGSNYIGLRVVRNAG; encoded by the coding sequence ATGAAAAAGCTCTGGTTACCCTTGATAATATTTATTTTGTTCATGGCAGGATGTGATGAAAATACCACGTCTGCAGATGAAGTTTCCATTGATCGGGCAATGATCCTGATCCCTTCAGGTGCATTTGAGATGGGTTGTTGTGAAGAAGATAGCAATCTTAATGAGCAACCGGTTCATTTAGCGTATGTGAGTTCTTTCTATATGTCAAAATATGAAGTTACTCAAAAAGAATTTCGACAGGTAATGGGTTACATTCCCGATGAAGGTTATGGAATTGGTAATGATTATCCTGTATTTGGTGTAAGCTGGGAAGAGGCTATGCAGTACTGTAATAACCGAAGCGAAGCAGAGAGTCTACAGCCCTGCTATGATCTGGCAGACAGCACCTGCAACTGGGCAGCAAATGGCTATCGTCTTCCCACTGAGGCAGAATGGGAATATGCTGCCAGAGGTGCTGGATGTGATTTGTCCTTCAATTATGCAGGGGCAGACAATATTGGTGATGTAGGCTGGTATCGAGTAAATTCCGGGAATCAGACGCACAAAGTTGGGCAGAAACTACCTAATAGTCTGGGTTTATATGATATGAGCGGAAATGTTTGGGAAAGGTGCTGGGACTGGTATTCCGATGAATATTACCAGGAAAGTCCATATCCTGACCCCAAAGGGCCAGGAACAGGTTATTTCAGGGTAGTACGTGGTGGCAGTTGGTATAATGAAATGCAGTTTTGCTGCTGTACATTCCGAGCGGTATCGGAACCATTTGGAAGTAATTATATAGGCTTGCGTGTAGTACGAAATGCCGGATAG